The following proteins come from a genomic window of Lycium ferocissimum isolate CSIRO_LF1 chromosome 4, AGI_CSIRO_Lferr_CH_V1, whole genome shotgun sequence:
- the LOC132052494 gene encoding uncharacterized protein LOC132052494 isoform X2 yields the protein MPKRRGRPPKKSQKITKNANQETHQVENEDDILLKQEVECQSAAVRAICNLEIKEVLSLLRLLRSKFNDEQLHIPVMQFFMENLPKLAIVRNEDGTHEVKKKEADGNFSMDQFDGGNLHASLLRRLSMAYPDCSNAIPSFGGFEFSSKSGFRGAI from the exons ATGCCCAAAAGGAGAGGAAGACCTCCCAAAAAGAGTCAAAAAATCACGAAGAATGCTAATCAGGAGACACATCAAGTGGAAAATGAAGATGATATATTACTCAAGCAGGAAG TTGAATGTCAAAGTGCTGCAGTGAGGGCCATTTGTAATTTGGAGATTAAAGAAGTACTATCTCTCCTGCGCTTGCTTCGGTCTAAATTCAATGACGAACAACTGCACATTCCGGTAATGCAATTCTTTATGGAAAACCTTCCAAAACTGGCAATTGTTAGAAATGAGGATGGCACTCatgaagtgaaaaagaaagaggctGATGGTAATTTTAGCATGGACCAATTTGATGGAGGAAATCTACATGCTTCTCTTCTACGACGGCTGTCCATGGCTTACCCTGATTGCTCCAATGCCATCCCATCATTTGGTGGATTTGAATTTTCAAGCAAATCCG GTTTTAGAGGAGCCATCTGA
- the LOC132052494 gene encoding uncharacterized protein LOC132052494 isoform X1 encodes MPKRRGRPPKKSQKITKNANQETHQVENEDDILLKQEVECQSAAVRAICNLEIKEVLSLLRLLRSKFNDEQLHIPVMQFFMENLPKLAIVRNEDGTHEVKKKEADGNFSMDQFDGGNLHASLLRRLSMAYPDCSNAIPSFGGFEFSSKSGIFKSLLWHPFSENSRSSSLFSLTCFT; translated from the exons ATGCCCAAAAGGAGAGGAAGACCTCCCAAAAAGAGTCAAAAAATCACGAAGAATGCTAATCAGGAGACACATCAAGTGGAAAATGAAGATGATATATTACTCAAGCAGGAAG TTGAATGTCAAAGTGCTGCAGTGAGGGCCATTTGTAATTTGGAGATTAAAGAAGTACTATCTCTCCTGCGCTTGCTTCGGTCTAAATTCAATGACGAACAACTGCACATTCCGGTAATGCAATTCTTTATGGAAAACCTTCCAAAACTGGCAATTGTTAGAAATGAGGATGGCACTCatgaagtgaaaaagaaagaggctGATGGTAATTTTAGCATGGACCAATTTGATGGAGGAAATCTACATGCTTCTCTTCTACGACGGCTGTCCATGGCTTACCCTGATTGCTCCAATGCCATCCCATCATTTGGTGGATTTGAATTTTCAAGCAAATCCGGTATCTTTAAGTCTCTCCTCTGGCATCCTTTTTCTGAAAATTCAAGGAGCTCAAGTTTATTTTCTCTGACTTGCTTCACCTAA